DNA sequence from the Leptospirillum ferrooxidans C2-3 genome:
AACTTTGCATAAACAGGGGACTTTCCGGGAAATTCGGTCAATATCCGCCATCCTGAACGGAACACCCGCTTCATGAGCAGCAGCCAACAAATGGAGAACGGTATTGGTGGAACCTCCCATCGAGACATCCAGAGCCATCGCATTCTCAAAAGCCGCCATGGTGGCAATGTTCCGGGGAAGAATCGATGCATCACCCTGCTCGTAATAGCGCTTGGCCAGATCGACAATCAGCCGGCCGGCGCGCAGGAACAAATCCTTCCGGTCCGAATGCGTTGCAACGATGGTACCGTTTCCCGGCAGCGACAACCCCAGCGCTTCGGTCAAACAGTTCATCGAATTGGCCGTAAACATTCCGGAGCATGAACCGCAGGTGGGACAAGCCGAGCGCTCGATTTCCTCGACATCAGCATCGCTGACAGCGTTGTCTCCGGCTTTGATCATCGCATCAACCAAGTCGAGCTTGATGACTTTTTCCCCCCCGTTGACAACTTTCAAGATTTTTCCCGCTTCCATCGGGCCGCCAGACACAAACACCGACGGAATATTGAGGCGCATGGCAGCCATCAGCATTCCGGGTGTGATCTTGTCGCAATTGGAGATGCAGACCATCGCATCCGCGCAATGGGCGTTCACCATATATTCGACCGAATCGGCGATCAGGTCCCTTGACGGAAGGGAATACAGCATGCCTCCGTGGCCCATTGCGATACCATCATCAACGGCAATGGTGTTGAACTCCTTTGCGACACCGCCTGCCGCTTCAATTTCACGTGCGACCAGCTGGCCCAGGTCCTTCAGGTGAACGTGGCCTGGCACAAATTGGGTAAAAGAGTTCACCACGGCGATGATCGGCTTGTCGAAATCGCCATCCTTCATGCCGGTGGCTCGCCATAGTGATCGTGCGCCAGCCATGTTTCGTCCATGGGTGGTGGTACGGGAACGGTATTCGGGCATGACTTACTCCTTTTGTCCTGGTTGGAAAATCGCTTGCAAGTTTCCTGTCGATTGAGCTCTTGTGTTTCGATATTCCGGTCATTCCCCTTCTGCTGAAATCTCCCGTCTCAGGGAAGAGACTTGTCCAGAACGCTGATATCAATAGACATATCCCATCAGATTGCCTTTCCCTTCTCTCCTTGTCAAACAGTCTCCTCTCACCACCAATGATTACCTCCCCATACAGCTTCAAGTCAGGACTGAAGAAAAAAGACAAAAAAAAGGGGAGACCCAAGGCCTCCCCTTTCAATCGTTCACTTTTGGGGTCCCTTTAATGAAGCTCCGCAAAAACTTCTTTCAGATGTCGGATGGCTTCTTCATGAGGAACATCCATGACTGGCTGCCGGTTGATCAAAACCTCACAACCCCGCTCGAGAGCGTCCAGGATTTCTCCCCTCAGCTCCGGTGCATGGTATTCCATCACAAGATCATCACAAACCGCTCCAAAATACCCCCTCACATTTTGTTTCCAGGAAATCAGACCATCCTCGGTGGGATCCGGAGCCGGATCAATCAATGCAAGTCTCCCTTTTTTCTCGGCTTTCATGATAATCTCTTCTTTTTTAACCTGTGTCGTTTCCATGGCCTACCCTCCTGCAATGAGAAGTTGTTGTCCAAAGACCGATCCATAACTTGCCTGAAATCCCCCCCTATAGCTCCCTTCGGATTAAGTGGAACCGTACCTTCCACCCGCAGGGAAGAAGACGGAGCCCGGCCACCAAAAAGGGAAAGCCATTATGAATGAGTTCAGATAGGGGAATGGCTTCAGGGTACACCCGAAACGACCCTTGTCAAGGTCGATGAAAAAGAGCGCACATGGACCGCAAACGAAAGGCCGGATAGAACGGGACAGGAGTTCACGTGCGGGGGAGTTTTAGAGATAAGGCCTTGGCCTGTGACAACTGTTCAGGAGACATTTTTCTGGAAAGATAGACCATTTCCCTTCGGACAACCATCCAGGTTTTGGAATGTGGTTTCGAAGCATTGAAAACTCGCGAAAGCCATGCATAGGCCCTGATTCGATCCTTGGGCACTCCTTGCCCCTGTGCGTAACAGATGCCAAGACCGTAGGCCGCGACAACAGAGCCGAGAGCAGCGGACTTTTTATACCAGAAAACCGCTTTGGAGAAATCTCTGGGAACACCCTGTCCATATTTATAGAGCGAGCCAAGCATCGCCATCGCCTGGGGATCATTGCGGGAAACCGCTACATCGAACCATTTTCTTGCTCTGGAAAAATCCTTACGGCCCAAAAGCCCGTTCTCGTAGATGACACCCAGATCTGTTGCCGCACCGGCATCTCCGCCTGCCGCAGCTTTCCGATACCAGCTGATCGCTTCGGGAATGTCTTTTGAAACACCAAGACCTGAAGCATAGAGCGTTCCCATCCAGCTTTCCCCGTTGACAAAACCCTGGATCGCCGATTTATGGAACCATTCCTTGGCGATCAAATAATTTGCAGGAACCCCTTCCCCATAGAAATACGCAGCGCCAACATCGGTCTCGGCATCGGGATTTCCCTTTTTTGCCGCGGCAAGATACCACTTGAACGATTTGACCGGATCTTTCAGGCCGCTCTTCCCTCTCAAGTAGTAATCCCCCAAAACGATTTCGGACCAGAGATCGCCCGTCCGGGCAAGATGCCTTAACCGGGAAAAGGCTCGATGATCACCTTTTTCCGCTTTCCGTCCAAGAAGAATGGCTTCTTTTTTTGTCAGTGCGGAAGAAACATGAGGAAAAAGCAAAAGGGAAGAGAAGGACACGAGGGCCAGAAGAAGCCCTCCCGTCCTTGTTTTAAGGAACAGCTCCAGCTTTTCAGGAGAAGTTGTCATGATCCTGTCAATATTGTCAGTCATTCCTCAATCCAGAGATCTCATATCGATAACAAAGCGGTAGCGGACATCTCCGGAGAGGGTCCTCTCATAAGCTTTGTTCACTTCGGAGGGGGAAATAACCTCGACATCGGCACCTATCCCCTCCCGTCCGCAGAAATCCAGAAGTTCCTGCGTTTCAGGAAGTCCACCGATCAGGGAAGCCGTCAGGTTTCGTCTTCTGCCAATCAGACTGAAGGCGTGAACAGATAACGGAGCTTCGGGAACACCAACAAGGACCATCGCCCCATCGCGTTTCAAGAGTCCGAGATAAAGGTTCGGATCATGGGGCGCCGAAATCGTATCGATCATCACATCAAGGGTTTCTGAAAGGCGTGCCATGCCACCTGAATCATTTGTCCTGACAAACCCGGTCGCTCCTAGCACCCTGCTGTCAGCTTCCTTATTGGGAGAATGGGAAAGGACCGTGACATCCGCCCCCATTCTGGAAGCAAGCTTCACAGCCATATGCCCCAACCCCCCAAGACCCATGACTCCGACACGGCTTCCTTTTCCGACCTTGAACCTTCGAAGGGGTGAATAGGTCGTGATGCCCGCGCAGAGAAGCGGCGCAACCCTTTCAAGGGGAAGGTTCCGGGGAATTTCAAGAGCATAGTCTTCCCGGATCACTATCTTTCGGGAATATCCCCCTTGGGTCATATTCCCGTCCCTGTCCTTTGAGTTGTAGGTCCAGACCAGACCACCCGTACAATATTGCTGCAACCCTTCCCTGCAGGATTCACATGTTCCGCAGGAATCGACAAAACACCCGATGCCGACGGCATCCCCGACAGCAAAACGCTTCGCCTGCGAGCCACCCTTTAAAACACGACCCACGATTTCATGTCCGGGAACAAGAGGAAATGTTGCCCCACCCCATTCGTTTTTCACCTGATGGATATCAGAATGGCAAATTCCGCAATACAGGATTTCCACTAAAATATCATTGGGGGCGAGCTCTCTTCTGGAGAATGAAAAAGGCTCCAGGGGCCCTCCCGCCTTCATTGCCGCATAACCTTTCGTTTCGATCATCTTCGAGTTCCTCTCTTTGAAAATCCGCCATCGTCTATATTTATCGGCATGATTTTCCCCCAAAAAACACTATGAGGTCAAACCGTAAAAGGCCATTGAACGATAGGGAGGAAGATTGATCCGGGGTGGATCGGGACTCAAAAATCCGGAAACAGGATCAAAAAAGAATGGCTGAAGGGAAACCCGGAAGGAAAGACGGTCCCTTCCGGGTCATCAAAAGGAAAGAGGTCATGAAACAGGAGTTGCCACTTTTGAATAATGGTTGATCAGGATTTTGGCCACTTCCGGTCGTGTCATCTCCGGAGGGGGCGCCATGCCTTCGCGAAGCATCTTTCGAACCTGGGTTCCCGAAAGGAGTATCCTTGAATCTTCAGGGTGCCCACAGGTCTTGTGGGAGGCCATTGCCTCGCAGGAGCGGCAGTAATAGGCTGTATCAAAAAAGATCGGAACAATTCCCAGATCGTCGTAATCAAACTCCTTCAGCAGGTCATGGGCCTCAAAAGGACCATAGTATGAACCGACACCCGCATGATCCCGGCCAACAATAAAGTGAGTGCATCCATAGTTTTTGCGGATCAGGGCGTGAAAGAGAGCTTCCCTGGGTCCGGCATAACGCATCGAACCGGGGAAAACACCAAGGACAACCCGGTTGGAAGGGTAATATCGGGAGAGGAGGGCCTCGTAACAATCCATTCTCACAGAGGCCGGGACATCATCTTCCTTTGTCTCCCCCACCAGAGGGTGGACAAGAAGCCCGTCGACCAGCTCAAGTGCACATTTTTGGATATATTCATGAGCCCTGTGGATGGGATTTCTGGTCTGAAAACCCACAACAGTGGACCAGCTGTGGTGATTAAACAAATTTCTGGTTTCGGTTGGGGTCATTCGTCTGTTTGAAAAAACCCCTCCGGACAGATTCTCGACCACACGAACCTTGCCGCCAACGGCGAATGGAGAGACGGACAAAAGATAATGGACACCAGGATGGGCAGAATCTGTTGTGCGATAAACCTCCCGAGCCTCCTTTTGCACATCCCTTCTGAATACATCGCTGACGTTAAGGGCTGCCAAAATTTTTCCATTCTCATCCTTCAGTGCGACAAGATCCCCTTTTTTAAAGGTTTTTGCCAATTCTTCCGCCACGGGCAAAACAACAGGAAGCGGAAAGAGAAGGCCATTCGGGAGTCTCATGCGTTCAACAACCGAGGTCCAGGCGGCTTCATCCATAAATCCGTCGAGGGGGGAGAGTCCGCCCTCGGAGAGCAAGATGAGGTCGGAAATTTCCCGTGGATCAAGTGTCACTGATGGAGCCTTTTTCAGCTCCCGTTGAAGAGAGTCTCTTTCCTGGGAATCCACGGAATTGATCACAAGAGATCCGCCGTGAGGCACAGACAACGTCATTTTTTTCCTTTCAGATAAAAGATTTCAATCATCAAGAAGAGCTATGTCCAAAGAAACAATGGAACCTCACAAGCAATCAGGCTCCCCCCATTTCGGCAATCAGATCATCCGGAACACGGGTTGGAGCGTCAAAGAACTCCGGTTCCCTGTTGACCGTTTCAAGAGTCCATCGTATGGTCTCCCTCCTCACTTTCGGCATCAGACGGGCATTCTCCGCTGCGACAGAATAGGGCAGGACCACTTCAACCGCCCCAACCGGACAGGGCTTGACGCAAGCATAGCAGTCCCAGCAATCGGCCTGAACACGCATGAAAGCTTTCTGATCGTCCTTCCGGATCCCGATCAGATCCCCGGGACAAGCCATGACACATCTGGCTTCTGGCAATTTAACACACCCATGACAAACATTGAGATCAATGCGAATTCCCATGATGGAAAACCTCCTTATCCTCTAGATGACCATTTCTGACACTCTCTCCTCCGTCAAGGGGTCTCAGGATGATCTTCAATTCTCCCGTCCGGAGATCCCTAACGGAATTGACAAAAACGGACCAGTTCAACGGATCTGTCTCTGGAAAATCCGTACGGCTCTGGAAGCCTGGCCATCGACTTTCCTTTCTGGCCCGAAGATGGGAGACGAGAACTAGTGAAACATCGATCCGGTCGACAACCTCATGGGCATTCATCAGTTCATGAAGATCCCTGGCTTTCATGCGGGGAAGGTCCGACGAAATTCGCTGAAGGTAGTTGTCCGCCATGGCAAGACCAGCCTCATTCATTTTATAGGCGGTCCTTATTCCGCCGGCATATTCGTCCATGACTTTCTGCATGCGCTCCTCGAGCTCTTCTGGAGAATATTCCCCGCTCGCGTTCTCCAAATAAGAGAACACACGTGTTTCTTCCTCGTTCACCTGGGCAAGGTCAAGGTCCGCCATACTGGACTGTTCGCTCCGTATCTCTGAAATGGCCGTAAGGGCTGCAATTTTCCCTTCGGCAAAGCACCCGGAAACAAATTTATAGGGAGCTCCCCCTGCCACATCTCCCGCGGCAAAAAGGTTGGGAAGAGTTGTCCGTCTCCCGGCATCGACCCAATAACCTGCCTGACAATGACCGCCAACAACGTAAGGTTCGGTTCCACAAATCTCGATCGGGTCACGTCCCGGATCGATATCTGCCGAAGCCCAGTAAAGAACGGTATTGGGATACATATCCAGGTAGGCTTCCTTGAGCTTTTTTACCCGATCGGCGGAAAGATGCCTGGTATCCATAAAGCATGGCCCCCGGCCCTCCTCGATCTCTTTCATCGGAGCCGCAAGCCGGATCGGAGTCGGAGCACCCTCTCCTCCCCACTCTGACCACCTGAGCTTCATGAACTCTTCCCCAACGGCATTGACCTGTGGGGCACCAAATCCAAGCGCCAGCGTCCCGGTTGGCGCCAGTGTCTCCTTCGTCCTCAGAGCGATAAAACGATGCTCGAAGCTTGTCATCTCGGCACCGGCCCTGATCCCGATCGCATATCCGGCACCGGTGTTGAAGGGGGAATACCACATCTTGTGGCGAGCGGCTCCTTCATTATTGGGGCGATAAAGCCCAGATGCCCCGCCGGTGGCAACAATCGTCTTTTTGGCCTTTGCTATATAGAACTCACCGTCCCGAACTCCGAATCCCATGGCGCCGGTCACAGCCCCATCCTGTAACATGAGGTTCGTGACCACAACACGATTCAGAACCGTCACCCCGGACTCAATCACCTTTCTGGCCAGAATGGACTTGAGTGACTCTCCATGAATCTTGATGTTCCATCGGCCACGCGGTGAATACTGGCCATTTTCACCCTTCACGATGGGCAGGCCCATCTGCTCAAGCTCCCTGACAACTTCGGAGAAAAGTTCCGCCTGGGTTCTCACGAGGTCTTCCCTCAAAATTCCCATGGAGTCGAAACGAACATAATCCACAAAAGAATCGACCGTTTCACCTGGATTGATATAGGCATTGATGGCGTTCATTCCTCCGGCAAGACAACCGGAGCGATCGATATGGGCTTTCTCAAGAATAAGAACCCTGATATCGGGAGACGCCCGTCTTGCACTGATGGCCGCAAAGCAACCGGCCGTCCCCCCGCCAATGATCAAAAGGTCTGTCTCGTGAATTTGACGCTTGACCATTTCTCCTCCAAAAGAAATCAGTTTAATATTTTATTGTTACTAACCTAATAACTACTATAAACATAAATAGGAGTTCTGTCAAATACCCTATTCATCACTCCTCATGGACTCCATATGGCAAAAAAGACGGAGGTGGAAGTGATCATCTCACAACAAAACGCTTGAGACAGGGCCGTTTCACAAGAGAAATGAAGCGCTCAATGGGCTAAAAGAAACCACTGAAAACTTGTCCTCTGGGGGGAAAGCGGAAGGGTTATCGGAGATCTTGGCCGGAGACTGGGGAGAGGGAGAAAAATGCAAGGTTCAAATAAAATAAAGAGAAACTCCAAAAAATCCTGGGGCTACTCCAAAACCATGGGAAAGACATGAGCGGCACGGAGAACCCGGTCATTCACCGCCATCCATTCGGCTTCATCGGGAAGCGATTCAATCAAAATACAGTCAAAGGCTCCCCGATCAAGACGATGAAGCGTCGAATAGAGTTCACGCCCATATTCGACCGGACTTGATGGCATAAAAATGGTCGTTGTCTTGTGAATTTCGAAATCCTTCCCATCGTCTCCGAGTTTCAGAACGGCCACCTTTCTTCCCTGTGAAACCATTTCAAGAACACGACGGGACAATGCATCCTGGTGAAGAACTTCAAGGGAAGTGACGGGAGAATAATGTGAAGCCAGCATTCCTGGAGCGCGCACCTTGTGCTCCCCTGAATTCACAAGAATTGGCTGGCCGAGCGTGTCCTCGAGCTCCGGAATCGATAGGCCTCCGGGACGCAACAGCACAGCTTGACCGTCAAGAAAGCTGAGGATGGTCGATTCCACCCCGACACGGCAAGGTCCCCCATCAAGGACCATTCCCACTTTCGAACCAAGTCCTTCCCTCACATGCTGGGCCGTTGTTGGGCTCACCCGACCAAACATGTTGGCCGAAGGTCCCACAATTCCGCCACCAAATGCCTGAAGCAGAGCGGTCGCGACCGGATGATCCGGGATACGAACCGCCACCGTGTCCTGACCACCCGTAACCTCTTTCGGGACCTCCCTTCGCCGGGGCAGAATCAATGTCAAGGGACCCGGCCAGAAACGGGCTGACAATCTCCATACGACGCGGGGAATGTTCTCCGCCCACAAATCCAGTTGTGTCACATCAGCAATATGAACAATCAGTGGATGATCCGAAGGCCGCCCCTTGATCGTGAACACTTTTTGTATCGCCAGAGGATTCGACGCATCCGCTCCAAGCCCATAGACCGTCTCCGTCGGAAAAGCGACCGTCTCCCCTGCTTTCAGGAGAGCCGCTCCTGCACGAATATCGTTTTCCATTTTTGAATCGAAGATCATGCTCCAGCCTCCCTGCAACCCTGCACTCTTTTTCCTGGCCGATCTGACTTCATCCGATACAGGCCCACACAAGCGGTGGGGAGTCCCGCGCGAGAGGGCAGCAAACCTCTAGCATCCGCCCTTTCTCCATCAAAAGGCTATACACCTTCAAATGGACGGATCCCCAGCTTTTTCATTTTCCGCCACAAGGTTGTCCGGCTCATTCCCATCAACTCGGAAGCTTTTGCAATCTCTCCCCCAGATGATCTGAGAGACCCAACGATCAGTTCCCTCTCGATTGCCAGATCCTCCCATTTGTCGGGACATTGGGATCCTGATAAATCGATCTGGAGGGATTTGAGTTCCTCCCTGATCCAGTCCATTGGCACTTTTTCCTGAGGCAAGAATGTGGCCAAAAGACAATCCAGAAAGGAAAAGAGCTCCCTGATGTTTCCAGGCCATGAATAGGATTGCAACACCCTGATTCCCTCCTTTGAGAGAATGGGCGGCTGGCTCTTGTTTTCCTCCTGCCATTTTCTCCATTTCCATTCGATCAGGGAAGGGATCTCCCCAAGCTGATCCCGAAGTGAGGGGATGCGAATGGTTTTCCCCCTGATCCGGTAGAAAAAGTCCGGTCTTAATCGACCATTCGACAAGAGGGAGGAAAGGGGTTCATTGGTGGCTACCAGGATCCTCGCATCAATGGATATTTCAGTCGACGAACCAAGCGGTTGCAATGTCTTGCGGTCGAGGAACCTCAATAGTTTCATCTGGATCTCAAGCGACATATTCTGAAGCTCATCGATGAAAAGAGTTCCCTTGTCTGATAATTCCAGCCGGCCCTTCTGATCTCCTGTCGCCCCCGTAAAAGTTCCTTTTCTATGGCCAAAAAGAAGGGCATCGGCGATTTCGCTGGAAAAATGTGTCGCATCCAGAACAATAAATGGCCCCTTTTTGCGAGGGCTGTTTTCATGGATCATCCGGGCAAGGAACTCCTTGCCCGTTCCCGTCTCTCCCTCAAGAATCAGCGGAAGGGATGTCTGAGCAAATATTTCTGAGCCATCCCGGGCGGGAACACCCAAAAAAGATGCCGATGGAGATGATGAGTTCTGAAAACCAAGATTGCCTTCTCCGGAAAGGAGCCCGGTTTGAGAAATTTTGCTGCTCGCATTCACCAGGCTGAGCCTTGCCGAGTCAGATCCCTTTCGGGATGAACTCCCGCCTATCATCATACCAAATCCCTCCCCGTCAGAGATGTTTTGCCCTTTTGAAGGACTTACCCTGTCGAATCGGGCAAAGGAAGAGAGGGCACACCCACCCTCGGATGAATCCTTCCAACCATCAACATCCGGACAATCCGGAACGAACGGACCCGCGGAATCCTCCCTACCACCTGCCTGTCTGGCTGACATCGCATTTCTAAAATCGTTTGGATATTTCATCGGTATGCCCTTCAACTGAATGCAATGCGTTGTTTTCCGATTCATCATGAAGCCGTTCAAGCCGGTTTCACTATCCATGTCTGCCGGAAAGGGTTGTGGCCAAACCGATGGCCAAAAGAAATTTCATTCGCCAGATCAACGAGACCATTTCCCCATGACTCAAAAAAACTCCATGGCCGAGCCATCCGACAATCGGGTGGCCAGATCAACAAGACCAGGCGGGTAATCGAGCCGGCCGGAGACTTCACAAACGGGTAAATGGGCAACCTCTATGACATCCCTTCCAAGCCAGCGGGAGAGAAAATCGGCATTTCTCATACTGGGATCAATGTCAGGGGCCACTTGATTGAGCACCACGCCGGCCAGGGCAAGACCCCGATGGGCGATGGCCTCTGCGGTGGATATTGTCTGATGGATCGCACCGAGGCGGTCCGACGTCACCAAAAGAACCGGGAGCCCCAATGCCAGAGCAAGATCTGAGTTCAATCCATCCTTGGCCATTGGAGAGCAGAATCCTCCCGCCCCTTCCACGAGCAGAAAATCACCGGCATCAACGCCATCGTGACAAGCTTCGATCATATCTTGAAGGCAAATATCGACACCTTGAAGAAATGCAGCCCGAGCCGGAGACAGAGGCGGCTTAAGGCAATAGCGGCAGATGCGCGAAAGCGGCTCGACACCACCCGAAGCCTTATAGTAGGCCAATCCATCGGATCCAACCAATCCATCGATCGATTCAATGCAACCGGATTCCACGGGTTTTCGGGGACGAACCCTCACTCCCTGACGGGAAAGCAATTCGCACAACATCACCCCAATCGCAGTCTTCCCGACCCCTGTATCCGTTCCGGTGATCATTACGCCATGTCCCACCCAACCTCCTGAACATTGAAAATGGATATCCCGTTCTCCTGAAATCACTTCAATCAGTCACTGCACCCTTGCTGGCAGAGGAAACAGACTTTGCATATTTTGCCAGGACTCCTCTCGTGTAGCGAGGAAAAGGAGCCGTCCACCCAGCCCGGCGGAGTTCGATCTCCTCTTCAGCCACGTGAAGTTCCAGAAGCCGCTTTTCTGTATCGATGGTGATGAGGTCCCCCTCCCTGACCAGAGCGATCGTGCCACCCACCGCCGCTTCCGGCGCAACATGGCCCACAACCATACCGTAAGTTCCCCCCGAGAAACGGCCATCTGTGATCAAACCCACACTGTCGCCAAGCCCCTCACCCACAAGGGCCGAAGTGGGTGAAAGCATTTCACGCATGCCTGGACCGCCTTTCGGACCCTCATAACGGATCACGATCACATCCCCGGCCTCGATCTTTCGGGAAAGGATCGCGCTCATGCACTCCTCTTCGGAGTCGAACACGCATGCCGGTCCTGTCATCCTGGGAAACTTCACCCCGCTGGTTTTGGCCAGAGCGCCTTCGCTGGCAAGGTTCCCCTTGAGAATGGCGAGATGGCCATGCTGGTACATTGGCCTCCCCCATGGCCGGATGACATCCTGTCCGACAGGCGGTTCCTCCGGAACATCCTGCAATACCTCGCCAATGGTCTGTCCGGTTATCGTGAGCGCATCTCCATGCAGCATACCGTGAGACAACAACATTTTCATGATCTGGGGAATCCCCCCAGCCTTATGCAGTTCTGTCGTCACGTAACGCCCGGATGGCTTCAGATCGCACAACACCGGGACCTTCCGGCTCATGTCATCAAAATCATCGAGCGAAAGCTCCACTCCTGCGGCATACGCGATGGCTGGAAGGTGAAGCACAGCGTTTGTAGAGCCACCAAGAGCCATTAAAATGGCCAGAGCATTTTCAAACGCCTTTCGGGTCAGGATATCCCGCGGCAGGATCTGCTTGCGAATCGCCTGGACCAGAACCTCGGCCGAACAGGCTGCATTGTCGGACTTCTCATCGTCTTCAGTCGCCATTGTCGAGGAATAAGGCAGACTCATCCCCATGGCCTCAAAAATGGCTGCCATGGTGTTCGCGGTATACATGCCTCCGCAGGAGCCGGCTCCCGGACAGGCATGTCGTTCGATCTCCAGTAGCTCCTGCTCGTCGATCCGTTTGGCAATGAACTCCCCGACCGCTTCGAAGGCGCTGACGACAGTTAGGTCCCGGCCATGGTAATGGCCCGGTTTGATGGTGCCCCCGTATACAAAGATGGACGGAATATTCATTCGTGCCATCGCGATCATTGCTCCCGGCAAGTTCTTGTCACATCCCCCGATCGCAAGAACTCCGTCCATGCTCTGACCGTTGCAGACCGTTTCGATGGAATCGGCGATCACTTCTCTTGAAACCAGTGAGTACTTCATGCCCTCGGTGCCCATGGAGATTCCATCTGAAATCGTGATGGTCCCGAATACCTGAGCCATGGCGCCGGCCGCTTTCATCGCCGCCTCCGCTCTCGATGCCAGTGCGCCTATCCCGATGTTGCAGGGAGTGATGGTACTGTGCGCGCTTGCCACACCGACGATGGGCTTTTCGAAGTCCCGATCCGAGAATCCCACCGCCCTCAACAAGGCACGGTTGGGGGAACGCTGCACCCCCTGTGTGACGTTTTTGCTTCTG
Encoded proteins:
- the sat gene encoding sulfate adenylyltransferase; this encodes MTLSVPHGGSLVINSVDSQERDSLQRELKKAPSVTLDPREISDLILLSEGGLSPLDGFMDEAAWTSVVERMRLPNGLLFPLPVVLPVAEELAKTFKKGDLVALKDENGKILAALNVSDVFRRDVQKEAREVYRTTDSAHPGVHYLLSVSPFAVGGKVRVVENLSGGVFSNRRMTPTETRNLFNHHSWSTVVGFQTRNPIHRAHEYIQKCALELVDGLLVHPLVGETKEDDVPASVRMDCYEALLSRYYPSNRVVLGVFPGSMRYAGPREALFHALIRKNYGCTHFIVGRDHAGVGSYYGPFEAHDLLKEFDYDDLGIVPIFFDTAYYCRSCEAMASHKTCGHPEDSRILLSGTQVRKMLREGMAPPPEMTRPEVAKILINHYSKVATPVS
- the ilvD gene encoding dihydroxy-acid dehydratase — protein: MPEYRSRTTTHGRNMAGARSLWRATGMKDGDFDKPIIAVVNSFTQFVPGHVHLKDLGQLVAREIEAAGGVAKEFNTIAVDDGIAMGHGGMLYSLPSRDLIADSVEYMVNAHCADAMVCISNCDKITPGMLMAAMRLNIPSVFVSGGPMEAGKILKVVNGGEKVIKLDLVDAMIKAGDNAVSDADVEEIERSACPTCGSCSGMFTANSMNCLTEALGLSLPGNGTIVATHSDRKDLFLRAGRLIVDLAKRYYEQGDASILPRNIATMAAFENAMALDVSMGGSTNTVLHLLAAAHEAGVPFRMADIDRISRKVPCLCKVAPMTDKYHIEDVHRAGGIFGILGELERAGLLDTSVASVHAKTLGEAIKKNDVMLSRDPAVHRLFMAAPGGVPTQVAFSQSERFEALDLDRSGGCIRDLAHAYSKDGGLAILSGNLAEKGCIVKTAGVDESILKFSGKARIFESQDAAVDAILGDHVHAGDVVVIRYEGPKGGPGMQEMLYPTSYIKSKGLGKVCALLTDGRFSGGSSGLVIGHASPEAAEGGAIGLVEEGDVIDIDIPNRSISLRVSDQVLSARRAAMEAKGDGAWLPVNRERPVSQALKAYAAMTTSADRGAVRDLSQLKR
- a CDS encoding 4Fe-4S dicluster domain-containing protein, yielding MGIRIDLNVCHGCVKLPEARCVMACPGDLIGIRKDDQKAFMRVQADCWDCYACVKPCPVGAVEVVLPYSVAAENARLMPKVRRETIRWTLETVNREPEFFDAPTRVPDDLIAEMGGA
- a CDS encoding NAD(P)-dependent alcohol dehydrogenase; the encoded protein is MIETKGYAAMKAGGPLEPFSFSRRELAPNDILVEILYCGICHSDIHQVKNEWGGATFPLVPGHEIVGRVLKGGSQAKRFAVGDAVGIGCFVDSCGTCESCREGLQQYCTGGLVWTYNSKDRDGNMTQGGYSRKIVIREDYALEIPRNLPLERVAPLLCAGITTYSPLRRFKVGKGSRVGVMGLGGLGHMAVKLASRMGADVTVLSHSPNKEADSRVLGATGFVRTNDSGGMARLSETLDVMIDTISAPHDPNLYLGLLKRDGAMVLVGVPEAPLSVHAFSLIGRRRNLTASLIGGLPETQELLDFCGREGIGADVEVISPSEVNKAYERTLSGDVRYRFVIDMRSLD
- a CDS encoding L-threonylcarbamoyladenylate synthase produces the protein MIFDSKMENDIRAGAALLKAGETVAFPTETVYGLGADASNPLAIQKVFTIKGRPSDHPLIVHIADVTQLDLWAENIPRVVWRLSARFWPGPLTLILPRRREVPKEVTGGQDTVAVRIPDHPVATALLQAFGGGIVGPSANMFGRVSPTTAQHVREGLGSKVGMVLDGGPCRVGVESTILSFLDGQAVLLRPGGLSIPELEDTLGQPILVNSGEHKVRAPGMLASHYSPVTSLEVLHQDALSRRVLEMVSQGRKVAVLKLGDDGKDFEIHKTTTIFMPSSPVEYGRELYSTLHRLDRGAFDCILIESLPDEAEWMAVNDRVLRAAHVFPMVLE
- a CDS encoding tetratricopeptide repeat protein — encoded protein: MTDNIDRIMTTSPEKLELFLKTRTGGLLLALVSFSSLLLFPHVSSALTKKEAILLGRKAEKGDHRAFSRLRHLARTGDLWSEIVLGDYYLRGKSGLKDPVKSFKWYLAAAKKGNPDAETDVGAAYFYGEGVPANYLIAKEWFHKSAIQGFVNGESWMGTLYASGLGVSKDIPEAISWYRKAAAGGDAGAATDLGVIYENGLLGRKDFSRARKWFDVAVSRNDPQAMAMLGSLYKYGQGVPRDFSKAVFWYKKSAALGSVVAAYGLGICYAQGQGVPKDRIRAYAWLSRVFNASKPHSKTWMVVRREMVYLSRKMSPEQLSQAKALSLKLPRT
- a CDS encoding adenylyl-sulfate reductase subunit alpha; amino-acid sequence: MVKRQIHETDLLIIGGGTAGCFAAISARRASPDIRVLILEKAHIDRSGCLAGGMNAINAYINPGETVDSFVDYVRFDSMGILREDLVRTQAELFSEVVRELEQMGLPIVKGENGQYSPRGRWNIKIHGESLKSILARKVIESGVTVLNRVVVTNLMLQDGAVTGAMGFGVRDGEFYIAKAKKTIVATGGASGLYRPNNEGAARHKMWYSPFNTGAGYAIGIRAGAEMTSFEHRFIALRTKETLAPTGTLALGFGAPQVNAVGEEFMKLRWSEWGGEGAPTPIRLAAPMKEIEEGRGPCFMDTRHLSADRVKKLKEAYLDMYPNTVLYWASADIDPGRDPIEICGTEPYVVGGHCQAGYWVDAGRRTTLPNLFAAGDVAGGAPYKFVSGCFAEGKIAALTAISEIRSEQSSMADLDLAQVNEEETRVFSYLENASGEYSPEELEERMQKVMDEYAGGIRTAYKMNEAGLAMADNYLQRISSDLPRMKARDLHELMNAHEVVDRIDVSLVLVSHLRARKESRWPGFQSRTDFPETDPLNWSVFVNSVRDLRTGELKIILRPLDGGESVRNGHLEDKEVFHHGNSH